The genomic window CGCCCCATTGATCGCCGCCGGCGCCGTCTTTCCGGGGATCAGAGCCTCGGAATAGTTGGCGTACAGCGACACGGAATCGATCGGGCGATAGACCACGGCGAAGACCGGCGTCACGGCGTCGCTGGCGTAGCCGCCGTTTCGAACGCCCGAGCCGTAGACATAAGACCGCGTGTCGATCTCCTGATACCGTGCGCCCACCGTGGCGATCAGGCGGTCGTCCAGGAAGGACAGCATGTCGGCGACGGCGAAACTGGTCGTCTTGACGCGGCCGACCACGCCAGGATCGGTCAGCGACCCGGCCGCCAAGGCCGTCGGCGCCGGGGCGGTTACAGAGGTCGGGTCATACAGATTGCTGGCGAAGCCGGCGAAGTCCGAGAAGGCGTAGGCGTTCTTCTCGCGCGACTGCACCTGAGACGCCGAGGCCACCAGCCGGTGGTTTACGGGGCCGGTCGTCACGTCCGCCCGCACGCCGACGTCCGCCGAAAAGACCTGATCGCGCCGGCCGTTGTCGAAACGGTAGGCGCTCAGCGACCCGTCCGCATCGGCGCGCGGATTGGCCAGGCTGTTGCGTTCCTTGCCGTCGCGCGCGCCGACGGCGGCCCAGACGGAGACGGCGTCGCTCACATCGAACTCGGCGCGCACCGCGCCGAACACCTGCTCCTCGTCCGTATAGGTCCAGGGCTGGGCGAAGTTCCTGTCGGCGGCCGGCGGGGTCGGAATGGCGCCGTTCGGCGTCACCTGCGGCCGCGGATCGTCCAGCCGGTTCGACTGCCAACCCAGGTCCGCCGAGAAGCGGGCGCGGTCGCCACGGCGATCCAGCCCCAGGCCGACCACGCGCATTTCGCGATCCTCATTCTCGACCGCGCTTTCGCCGTCGCGGCTGGCCACGTTCAGACGCAGCCCCCAGGCGTCGTCCTGTCCGAACCGACGCGATACGTCGGCGGCGGCATAGATCTGATCCCGCCCTTCCCAGCCCGCCGTCAGCCGTGTCAGCGGCGCCGCGCCCGCACGCTTGGGCACCAGATTGACCGCCCCGCCCACGCCGCTGCCGCCGGGCGCCGCGCCGTTCAGAAAGGCGGTCGCGCCGCGAAACACCTCGACCCGTTCCAGCAGCTCCGCCGCCACGAACTGGCGCGGCAGCACGCCGTACAGACCGTTATAGGTCATGTCGTCCGAATAGACCGGGAAGCCCCGGATGACGTACAGCTCCTGAAAGTTGCCGAACCCCTTGGAAATCCGCACCGACGGGTCGTTTTGCAGCACTTCGGAGACGCTGCGCGCCTGCTGATTGCGGATCAGCTCCTCGGTATAGCTGCTGGTGGAGAACGGCGTGTCCATCACGCCCAGATTGCCCAACAGGCCGACCCGTCCGCCGCGCGCCACCTGACCGCCCGCCGCCGGGGCCGGCAACCTCACCTGCGACCCCGTCACGACGATCTCGCCCAGCTCAGCCGGGGTCGACACCTGCTGAGCCAAGGCGGGCGAGGCGAGCGTCAGGACCAAGGCGCTGGCGGTTAACAAAACAGAGGCACGGCGACGGCAGAGCATTTTGATACGCATTCTCAAAATCAAGTTGCGCGTCCCTAGCCTGATCAGTGGGCACAATGCAATCCGCCGCGCCCGCGACATATTGCATTTGAGCCGTTTCTCGTCTGACCTCTCCACGAAGGAGACTGCAATGCTGACGCTGACCCACGCCCTTCTCGCCGCCAGCCTGCTCGCCGGCCGGGTCTCGACCGACATCGCCCTGCCCGCCCAGCCTGCGCCCCTGCATGGCACCCTGCTGACGCCGGAGGCGCCCACGGCCGTCGCCGTCATCCTGCCCGGCTCCGGCCCGACGGATCGGGATGGCAACAGCCCGCTGGGCGTCGCCGCCTCCACCTATCGCCTGCTGGCCGAGGGTCTGGCGGCGCAAGGCATCGCTACCGTCCGCATCGACAAGCGCGGTATCGCCGCCAGCGCTGCGGCGGGTCCGGCCGAGGCCGATCTGCGCTTCGACGACTACGCCGCCGACGCCCGCGCCTGGGCCGCCGAGGCCGCCTCGCGCGCCGGAAAGCCCTGCGCCTGGCTGATCGGCCACAGCGAAGGCGCTTTGGTCGCTCTGAAGGCGGTCGAGGGCGGAGGCGGTAAGGTCTGCGGCCTGATCCTGCTGTCCGGCGCCGGCCGCCCGGCGGGCGTGGTGATCCGCGAACAGCTGGAAGCCGGCCTGCCCGAACCGCTGAAGACCCAGGCCTTCGCCGGCCTGACCGAGCTTGAGGCCGGCCGCACCGTCGCCGATACGCCGCCCGCGCTGGCGGCCCTGTTCCGCCCGTCGGTCCAGCCCTATCTGATCTCGTGGCTGCCGCTGGACCCCGCCGCCCTGCTCGCCGCCTACGACGGCCCGGTCTTCATCGGCCAGGGTGCGACCGACCTCCAGATCGGCGTCGCGGACGCCCAGACCCTGGCCGCCGCCGACCCCAGGGCGACGCTGAAACTCTGGGACGGCGTCAACCACGTCCTCAAGACCGCCCCCGCCGACCGCGCCGCCAACCTGGCCACCTACGCCGACCCGGCCTTACCGCTCGCGCCGGGCGTGGCGGAGGATGTGGGGGCGTTCATTCGGGTGAACGAGCGTTGAGCAAGGCTAGTGAAACTAACGTCTGCGGCGGCAGATACAGATGTAGACAGTCCGCGTTAGCCGTATTGAGTGTGGTCTTCAGCCAATCTGGAGTAATTCTTCCATTTATGGATTGGCGCGATGATGCTGGACCAGGAACAGTAATGCAGCACCAGTCTGGTGCAACTGAAGCGCAGCAAAGTGCTGCGGTACGTTTCTTGGTGTCACGCCCGCACCGTGGCCTGACATTTTGTTCCGCACAGTCGGGACTGCTCCTTCAAGGAGACTTCGCAGGGCTGTAAATTCGGCTTGGAGCGCAGGTTCGATGAACCCCGCCCCATAAGCGGCGTCGAGGAGTTTCTTAGCTGGGTCCGAAGATTTGACGGGCCATCCGCGCTCGACAGCTACAACTTTCAATACGCTCTCGAAGGCTTTCGCGCATTCGATGATACAGGTCTCGTATTGACCGTCTCGATACTCAGCGTGGGCCTTCAGGTACTCACCCTCAGCAGAGGCGAAATCAGGATCAGCAAGCAAGTGCAAGCTAGGAACGACGACTTCGGCATGCATAACGGTAGAATCGAAACGTATCATCTGACCAGATTGGTACTGATAACCAACGCAGGCTTCCATGAGCCGCGCGTTAGCACGGCCAATGGCGAAATCAACATCCGTTTTACCGAATTTGTTGCCGGCGTTTCTCACGTGGCCGTCCAAAACCGTCATCATGAGTTCGATACAATCGACTACGCGTTCGACATCCGGCGTTGAATCCAACCAACTCGACAACTCCCTCTGAGCGTTGATTGTGCTCGAAGAGTTTAGAGAGAAAACGCCCAACTCTTCGCGCATTAAGCGTACTATAAAATCATACACTTCATTTGCCGCGGCGTTGTACCCGATCTGGTAGTCTCCAATCACGCTCGAAAAAACTTGGAGCATTTGGACCCGAACGCTTTTCGGTATGTGATCGTAGACATACACGTCGTCCACGTTTTTCCGAGCCTGCCTCGCGCGGCGTGAGTACAAATTCGGCAGCGCCATTCGCGATTCCCTCCGTTCGCAAGCCCCTAGATACGGCTTATTGTTTTATCTGCAAGCAGGACCACCGAGACTAAAGAATCCGACAATGGATTTGCTGAAGATTTGGCGGCAAGCGCTTTTAACGTCTGATTTGAAATAAGCAGGCCGCTGATGCCAAAATTCCCCAATTCTTGACTGAATAGCCACCACGATTAAGACCATACATGCACGCGGGCCGAATAAAACCGCGATGGTTCATCAGTTTGGCCTTCTTAATCAGCTGTTCGCCTACCCCTCCCCCGCCGTCCCCCGCGCCTGATCCGCCAGCGCAAAGAACCGCTCCCTGACCTCCGCCGCGAACGGATTGTCGCGTTCGATGGCGCGGAAGACGGCGGGGCTGTCGTGGCGGACCATGTCGACGGCCTGCATCAAGCGGTCGAAGCTGGCGGTGGTCATGCGCGTCGGCAGGGGCTCCATCGCCATCAGGACGCGGGCGATCAGGTGGGTCAGGCCCTGGACCGTGGCGGCCTCGCGGTCGTGATCTTCGGGACTGACCTGAAACACCTTCAGCCTCAGCGCCCGGCGGCAGAAGGCGGCGACGCGGTGGGCGTCTTTTGCACCCCGCACCTCGCACACGGCGATGCGCAGGCCCGCGATGCCGTCCTTGCCGCTCTGTGGGCCGAACAGCGGGTGGGTTCCCACGATTCGCACGCCGGGCGGCAGCAGGGCGTCCATCGCCTGCGCCGGCTTCACCTTCACCGAGCCCACGTCGATCACGAGGGCCTCGGGCGACAGATGCGGGCGGATGGCGATCAGCGTCGCCTCCAGCGCCTCGACCGGCACGGCCAGCACTACCGTCGAACAGGCGGCGGCGGTCGCCAGGTCGGTCAGGGTCGCGACGCCCTCGCCGCCCCCGACTCCAGGCATCGCCGCCGGATCATGGGCCAGGATGTCGAACCACGGCGAAAGATGCCGCGCCGTCAGCCGCCCGAAGGCGCCGAAGCCGATCAGGCCGAGCTTGTCCCTCTCCGACGTCACCCTCGGGCCTGTCCCGAGGGCCTACGTTGGATGCCCCACGAGCCGCACCGCAGACACGACGGCGCGTCCACGTCGCTTGTCTCACGCGCGGAACGGTAGGCCCTCGGGACAAGCCCGAGGGTGACGGATTTTAGGAGAAACCTCACAGCGTCTCCATGAATCGCACCGGTCGCCCGTGCGCCGATCCGATCAGTTCGCCGTCCTTCATCACCACCCGGCCGCGCACGATGGTCGCCATCGGCCAGCCGGTCGCCTCGACGCCGTCGAACGGGGTCCAGCCGCAGCGCGTCGCCTGCTGGTCGTGCGTGATCGTCCGCTTGGCCTTCAGATCGACGATGGTCAGGTCGGCGTCATAGCTGACGGCCATCCTCCCCTTGTTGGCCGTGCCGAACACCCGCTGCGCCCCCGCCGAGGTCAGGTCGATGAACCGCTCCAGCGACAGCCGCCCATTCGCCACGTGCGTCAGCATCAGCGGAACCAGAGTCTGCACCCCCGGCATGCCGGACGGCGAGGCAGGATAGGGTTTGGCCTTTTCTTCCTTCGTATGCGGCGCGTGGTCGGACCCCAGCACGTCGGCGACGCCCTGCTGCATCCCCCACAGCCACAGGGCGTCCACATGCTCCTGCGACCGGATCGGCGGGTTCATCTGGGCATAGCTGCCCAGCCGCTCATAGGCTTCGGGCGCGACCAGGGTCAGATGCTGGGGCGTGATCTCGACGGTGGCGACATCCTTGTGGAAGCGCAGATATTCCATCTCGTCCCGGGTCGTGACGTGCAGCACATGGATGCGCGCGCCCGTCTCCTTGGCCAGACCGACCAGGCGCCGTGTCGAGCGGATGGCGCTCTCGGCGTCGCGCACCTCGGGGTGACTGGTCCAGTCGCCGGTGCGGGCCAGACCGCGACGCTCGACCAGTCGGTATTCGTCCTCTGAGTGGAAGGTGGCGCGGCGGCGCACATTGGACAGGACCTTCCTCACCCCCTCGTCGTCGGCGATCAGCAGGTCGCCGGTCGAGGCGCCCATGAAGACCTTGACCCCGCAACACCCCGGCAGCCGCTCAAGTTCGCCCAGATAGTCCGCGTTCTCGTGCGTGCCGCCGACGTAGAAGGCGTGGTCGGTCCACATCCGGTCCTTCGCCCGCGACAGCTTGTCGGCCATGGTGTCCGGGTCGGTGGTGTTGGGATTGGTGTTCGGCATCTCGAACACGGCAACGACCCCGCCCAGGGCCGCCGCGTGGCTGCCGGTCTCAAGGTCTTCCTTCCACTCCAGCCCCGGCTCGCGGAAATGGACCTGGGTGTCGATCACGCCGGGCAGGACGGTCAGGCCCGTCGCATCGAAGACCTCGCCCGCCGAGGCCTGGCTCAGGTCGCCGATGAAGGCGATCTTGCCGTCGATCACCCCGACATCCGCCATGCCCCGCCCCGCATGGTTCGCCACCTCGCCGCCACGGACGATCAGGTCATAGGTCTGGGTCATGGGGCGGCGTCCTTTCTTTCACTCCGTCATCCTCGGGCTTGACCCGAGGATCGGACTGTCCGCATCGCGACAGGCGACGCATTGACGCCATGCTTCTACCGGAACCACCGCCCAGCGGAACCCTCGATCCTCGGGTCAAGCCCGAGGATGACGGAAGACATGATCAACGTTTCAACATCCGCTGCGCCGCCTTCAGCACCCGCTCCCACGGCAGGTCCATCATATGCTGGATCGCCTGGTTCAGGCGCGGATCCAGCTTTTTGAATTCGTCATAGGTGCGCGGCCCGCGCACGGCCTCGCCCTTCCAGGGTCCGCGCACGGTCTCGTCCGACGGTCCAAACACGGCCACCACCGGCGCGCCCGAGGCCACGGCCAGCTGGGTCCAGATCGAGTCCGCCCCGATATACAGCACCGACGCCGACAGGGCCGCCACCGTCTGCAGGCGCGTCAGCCTGCCCTGAAGCTCGATCACCCGCGCGCGCGGCACGGCGTAGCGGATCGTGTGCGCCGCCTCGCGGTCGATCTCTTCGCCCACGATCATCAGCCGCCCGCCCGCCAGCGGCCCGTCGTCGGCCAGCAGCTTGGCCGCGACCTTGGCGTAGCGTTCGGCGGGCCAGCGCTTGCCCATCCATTCCACGCCCGGCCCGACCGCCAGGATCGGCCCATCCCCGCCCGTCGCCGGAATCAGCGCCTCGACCTGAGCCCGCGTCTCGTCCGAGACGTAGAGTTTCGGTGCCGGGATCTCATCGGGCTCCAGCTTCAGCACCGCCGCCGCCGCCTCGACCGCATGCAGGCCCGGCTGATCCTTGCCCCGCACCGCGCGCTTGTGCCGCCTCAGCTTGCCCGACAGGTCCGAGCCGCGCATGTCCACGACCAGCCCCCATTTGGTCGCCCGCACCTGGTTCCACAGGGCGATCCATTCGAAATGGCCTTCGCGCTCCAGCACGATCAACTTCGTCAGGCGCGGCGTATCGGCGAACAGCGGCGCGCTGGCGGCCGATCCGACGATGGTGAAGGTCGCGTGCGGCAGGCTCTCGACCAGATGCGCCAGCACGCCTGAAGACAGCACGGCGTCCTCGGCGTCCGCCTCGGCGATGTACAGGATGGGAAACCGCCCGATCATCCGTCGACGGATACAGGGATTCTATCTGCGGTTCAGCGCCAAACGCGTGTTTCCACAGAAAGGCCCCATGCGCTACAGCGACGCGCATGAGCCAGACGCCCGACGCCGCCCCGGATCCAGAAGCCGCCGCCGCCCTTGAACGCTTCAAGGCCCAGCGCGTCACGGCCATCTACCGGCTGGACCTGATCGCCAAGGGCGCGACGATTTCCTACGAAGACGGCACGCCCATCGACATGGCCTCCGAAAAGACCCGGCTGGAGGCCGTCGTCGCCGACATGGATCGCCGCATCGCCCGGCTGGAGCGTTCAGCCGGGTGAGCCTGCCCCTCCTCCCCGGCCGCACCTGCGGCGGTTGCGTCGAATGCTGCCGGGTCATTCCGCTGAAGCTGCCGGAACTGGCCAAGCCGACCGGCGAATTGTGCGCCTATTGCGTCGACGGCGCCGGCTGTTCGGTCCACGAGATTCGGCCGAACACCTGCCGCATCTGGTTCTGCCTGTGGCGTGTGGTCGAGCTGTCCGACGACTGGCGACCGGATCGCAGCGGCGTCATCGTCCGCCCCGACGGCGTCGAGGATGGGGTCATCACCCTGTATGTCCTTCGCCGCTCCGACTTCCTGGCCTCGCCCGAGTTTTTCGTGACCGTCGCCGGCTGGGTCGCGGAAGGGATCGAGGTCGCGCTCAGCATTCCCGGTCCGGTTGGAACCTATCCCGCCCGCGCCGTCGTCACCGACTGGCTGCGCCCGGCGATCGAGGATGGCGACACCGACGCCTTCACGACCCGCGTCCTGATGTCCCTCGACACCCTGGCCGAACACGACTTCCAGCCGGACGGCATCGTCGCGCGATATGCGGTGACGCCTTCCGGCTCCCAGCCGATCTAACTGCCGCTCCCCAGCTGGCCTAGACCAAGGCTCTCAGGCCGCCTTGTCCCAGTCCAGGACCACCTTGCCCGACTGGCCTGACTTCATGGCTTCGAAGCCTTCGCGGTAGTCGGCGTAACCCAGGCGGTGGGTGATCAGCGGGCTGAGGTCCAGGCCGGCTTTCAGCAGGCCCAGCATCTTGCGCCAGGTGGTGAACATTTCGCGGCCGTAGACGCCCTTGATGGTCAAGGCCTTCAGGATGATCGCGCCCCAGTCCGTCTCCATCGGCTTGCCGGGAATGCCCAGCAGCGCCATGCCGCCGCCCATGATCAGGGTGTCGACGCACTGTTTGAAGGCGATGGGCGAGCCCGACATTTCCAGCGCCACATCGAAGCCGACCTTCAGGCCCAGCTCCTTCATGACATCGTGGATGTCTTCCTTGGTCGTATTCACGGTGCGAACGCCCGGCGCGACCTTCTGCGCCAGCTCCAGCCGGAAGTCGTTGATGTCGGTCAGGACTACGGTGCGCGCGCCCGCATGGCGCGCAACCGCAGCCGCCATCATGCCGATCGGCCCGGCGCCGGTGACCAGCACATCCTCGCCCAGCAGGTCGAACTGCTGGGCCGTATGCACCGCATTGCCGAACGGATCGAGGATCGAGCCGATCTCATAGGGGACGTCGTCCGGCAGTTCGATGACATTGAAGGCCGGGGCAACGACGAACTCGGCGAAGGCGCCCTGACGGTTCACGCCGATGCCGCGCGTCTTGGGGTCCAGGTGGAAATGGCCGGCGCGGGCGGCTTCCG from Brevundimonas fontaquae includes these protein-coding regions:
- a CDS encoding glycosyltransferase family 9 protein, with the translated sequence MIGRFPILYIAEADAEDAVLSSGVLAHLVESLPHATFTIVGSAASAPLFADTPRLTKLIVLEREGHFEWIALWNQVRATKWGLVVDMRGSDLSGKLRRHKRAVRGKDQPGLHAVEAAAAVLKLEPDEIPAPKLYVSDETRAQVEALIPATGGDGPILAVGPGVEWMGKRWPAERYAKVAAKLLADDGPLAGGRLMIVGEEIDREAAHTIRYAVPRARVIELQGRLTRLQTVAALSASVLYIGADSIWTQLAVASGAPVVAVFGPSDETVRGPWKGEAVRGPRTYDEFKKLDPRLNQAIQHMMDLPWERVLKAAQRMLKR
- a CDS encoding prephenate dehydrogenase/arogenate dehydrogenase family protein, which codes for MTSERDKLGLIGFGAFGRLTARHLSPWFDILAHDPAAMPGVGGGEGVATLTDLATAAACSTVVLAVPVEALEATLIAIRPHLSPEALVIDVGSVKVKPAQAMDALLPPGVRIVGTHPLFGPQSGKDGIAGLRIAVCEVRGAKDAHRVAAFCRRALRLKVFQVSPEDHDREAATVQGLTHLIARVLMAMEPLPTRMTTASFDRLMQAVDMVRHDSPAVFRAIERDNPFAAEVRERFFALADQARGTAGEG
- a CDS encoding STM4504/CBY_0614 family protein, which translates into the protein MALPNLYSRRARQARKNVDDVYVYDHIPKSVRVQMLQVFSSVIGDYQIGYNAAANEVYDFIVRLMREELGVFSLNSSSTINAQRELSSWLDSTPDVERVVDCIELMMTVLDGHVRNAGNKFGKTDVDFAIGRANARLMEACVGYQYQSGQMIRFDSTVMHAEVVVPSLHLLADPDFASAEGEYLKAHAEYRDGQYETCIIECAKAFESVLKVVAVERGWPVKSSDPAKKLLDAAYGAGFIEPALQAEFTALRSLLEGAVPTVRNKMSGHGAGVTPRNVPQHFAALQLHQTGAALLFLVQHHRANP
- a CDS encoding alpha/beta hydrolase; the protein is MLTLTHALLAASLLAGRVSTDIALPAQPAPLHGTLLTPEAPTAVAVILPGSGPTDRDGNSPLGVAASTYRLLAEGLAAQGIATVRIDKRGIAASAAAGPAEADLRFDDYAADARAWAAEAASRAGKPCAWLIGHSEGALVALKAVEGGGGKVCGLILLSGAGRPAGVVIREQLEAGLPEPLKTQAFAGLTELEAGRTVADTPPALAALFRPSVQPYLISWLPLDPAALLAAYDGPVFIGQGATDLQIGVADAQTLAAADPRATLKLWDGVNHVLKTAPADRAANLATYADPALPLAPGVAEDVGAFIRVNER
- the tdh gene encoding L-threonine 3-dehydrogenase, which encodes MTDTMKALAKTAPGVGLELIDAPIPEAGPEDVLIRVHRTAVCGTDIHIWNWDEWSQKNVPTPMITGHEFAGEIVAIGKDVDRPLKIGQRVSAEGHVIDLNSEAARAGHFHLDPKTRGIGVNRQGAFAEFVVAPAFNVIELPDDVPYEIGSILDPFGNAVHTAQQFDLLGEDVLVTGAGPIGMMAAAVARHAGARTVVLTDINDFRLELAQKVAPGVRTVNTTKEDIHDVMKELGLKVGFDVALEMSGSPIAFKQCVDTLIMGGGMALLGIPGKPMETDWGAIILKALTIKGVYGREMFTTWRKMLGLLKAGLDLSPLITHRLGYADYREGFEAMKSGQSGKVVLDWDKAA
- a CDS encoding dihydroorotase, with the translated sequence MTQTYDLIVRGGEVANHAGRGMADVGVIDGKIAFIGDLSQASAGEVFDATGLTVLPGVIDTQVHFREPGLEWKEDLETGSHAAALGGVVAVFEMPNTNPNTTDPDTMADKLSRAKDRMWTDHAFYVGGTHENADYLGELERLPGCCGVKVFMGASTGDLLIADDEGVRKVLSNVRRRATFHSEDEYRLVERRGLARTGDWTSHPEVRDAESAIRSTRRLVGLAKETGARIHVLHVTTRDEMEYLRFHKDVATVEITPQHLTLVAPEAYERLGSYAQMNPPIRSQEHVDALWLWGMQQGVADVLGSDHAPHTKEEKAKPYPASPSGMPGVQTLVPLMLTHVANGRLSLERFIDLTSAGAQRVFGTANKGRMAVSYDADLTIVDLKAKRTITHDQQATRCGWTPFDGVEATGWPMATIVRGRVVMKDGELIGSAHGRPVRFMETL
- a CDS encoding TonB-dependent receptor: MRIKMLCRRRASVLLTASALVLTLASPALAQQVSTPAELGEIVVTGSQVRLPAPAAGGQVARGGRVGLLGNLGVMDTPFSTSSYTEELIRNQQARSVSEVLQNDPSVRISKGFGNFQELYVIRGFPVYSDDMTYNGLYGVLPRQFVAAELLERVEVFRGATAFLNGAAPGGSGVGGAVNLVPKRAGAAPLTRLTAGWEGRDQIYAAADVSRRFGQDDAWGLRLNVASRDGESAVENEDREMRVVGLGLDRRGDRARFSADLGWQSNRLDDPRPQVTPNGAIPTPPAADRNFAQPWTYTDEEQVFGAVRAEFDVSDAVSVWAAVGARDGKERNSLANPRADADGSLSAYRFDNGRRDQVFSADVGVRADVTTGPVNHRLVASASQVQSREKNAYAFSDFAGFASNLYDPTSVTAPAPTALAAGSLTDPGVVGRVKTTSFAVADMLSFLDDRLIATVGARYQEIDTRSYVYGSGVRNGGYASDAVTPVFAVVYRPIDSVSLYANYSEALIPGKTAPAAINGAPVSNAGEVLEPFRAEQAEVGVKYDGGSFGGALSVFRTTLPSEFFDGAIYSAGGEQENRGVELSVFGEPVQGLRVLGGATWLDAEITRALDASLNGKSAIGVPDFQANLNVEWDVRAIDGLTLEGRVVHTGSQPANGANTVELESWTRFDAGVRYAFVAGDKPVTLRARVENVADEDQWIAVGGYPGSNYLTLGAPRTLRLSVSTEF